A DNA window from Takifugu flavidus isolate HTHZ2018 chromosome 15, ASM371156v2, whole genome shotgun sequence contains the following coding sequences:
- the ap1m1 gene encoding AP-1 complex subunit mu-1 isoform X2 — MRASPWFSPSCTKSSRFFSEYFKELEEESIRDNFVIIYELLDELMDFGYPQTTDSKILQEYITQEGHKLDTGAPRPPATVTNAVSWRSEGIKYRKNEVFLDVIESVNLLVSANGNVLRSEIVGSIKMRVFLSGMPELRLGLNDKVLFENTGRGKSKSVELEDVKFHQCVRLSRFENDRTISFIPPDGEFELMSYRLNTHVKPLIWIESVIEKHSHSRIEYMIKAKSQFKRRSTANNVEIHIPVPTDADSPKFKTTVGSVKWVPENSEIVWSIKSFPGGKEYLMRAHFGLPSVEAEDKEGKPPISVKFEIPYFTTSGIQVRYLKIIEKSGYQALPWVRYITQNGDYQLRTQ; from the exons ATGCGAGCGTCTCCCTGGTTTTCTCCTTCTTGTACAAAATCGTCCAGGT TTTTTTCAGAGTACTTCAAAGAACTGGAGGAAGAGAGTATCAGAGATAACTTTGTCATCATATATGAGCTGTTGGATGAGCTGATGGACTTTGGCTATCCTCAGACCACCGACAGCAAGATTCTACAAGA ATACATAACCCAGGAGGGCCACAAGCTCGACACAGGCGCCCCAAGACCCCCCGCCACCGTCACCAACGCTGTgtcctggaggtcagagggcaTCAAGTACAGGAAGAATGAAGTCTTCCTGGACGTCATTGAGTCAGTCAACCTCCTG GTTAGTGCCAACGGTAACGTTCTTCGCAGTGAGATTGTGGGATCCATTAAGATGCGCGTCTTCCTGTCTGGGATGCCTGAGTTGCGTTTGGGTCTCAACGACAAGGTTCTCTTTGAAAACACCGGAC gtgGCAAGAGTAAATCTGTCGAGCTGGAGGACGTCAAGTTTCACCAGTGTGTTCGTCTGTCTCGCTTTGAGAATGACCGCACCATCTCCTTCATACCTCCCGATGGAGAATTTGAACTTATGTCGTACCGACTGAACACCCAT GTGAAGCCCTTAATCTGGATTGAATCTGTTATTGAGAAACACTCCCACAGCCGAATCGAGTACATGATCAAG GCAAAGAGTCAGTTTAAAAGGCGTTCCACTGCCAACAACGTGGAGATCCACATTCCAGTGCCAACGGACGCTGACTCACCCAAATTTAAAACTACAGTGGGCAGTGTGAAATGGGTGCCTGAGAACAGTGAGATCGTCTGGTCAATCAAGTCCTTTCCT GGTGGAAAAGAGTATTTGATGCGAGCCCACTTTGGTTTGCCGAGCGTAGAGGCTGAAGACAAGGAGGGCAAGCCACCAATCAGTGTCAAGTTTGAGATTCCATACTTCACCACCTCAGGCATTCAG GTGCGTTACCTGAAGATCATCGAGAAGAGCGGTTATCAGGCCCTGCCTTGGGTCCGCTACATCACCCAAAACGGAG ATTATCAACTCCGGACCCAGTAG
- the ap1m1 gene encoding AP-1 complex subunit mu-1 isoform X1, whose protein sequence is MSASAVYVLDLKGKVLVCRNYRGDVDMSEIEHFMTLLMDKEEEGTLSPILAHGGVRFMWIKHNNLYLVATSKKNASVSLVFSFLYKIVQVFSEYFKELEEESIRDNFVIIYELLDELMDFGYPQTTDSKILQEYITQEGHKLDTGAPRPPATVTNAVSWRSEGIKYRKNEVFLDVIESVNLLVSANGNVLRSEIVGSIKMRVFLSGMPELRLGLNDKVLFENTGRGKSKSVELEDVKFHQCVRLSRFENDRTISFIPPDGEFELMSYRLNTHVKPLIWIESVIEKHSHSRIEYMIKAKSQFKRRSTANNVEIHIPVPTDADSPKFKTTVGSVKWVPENSEIVWSIKSFPGGKEYLMRAHFGLPSVEAEDKEGKPPISVKFEIPYFTTSGIQVRYLKIIEKSGYQALPWVRYITQNGDYQLRTQ, encoded by the exons ATGTCTGCCAGCGCAGTGTATGTCTTGGATTTAAAAGGAAAG GTGCTGGTGTGCAGAAACTACCGGGGAGATGTGGACATGTCAGAAATTGAGCACTTCATGACTCTTCTgatggacaaagaggaggaggggacccTGTCTCCAATCTTGGCACACGGAGGAGTTCGTTTCATGTGGATCAAACACAACAACCTGTACC TGGTGGCGACATCCAAGAAAAATGCGAGCGTCTCCCTGGTTTTCTCCTTCTTGTACAAAATCGTCCAG GTTTTTTCAGAGTACTTCAAAGAACTGGAGGAAGAGAGTATCAGAGATAACTTTGTCATCATATATGAGCTGTTGGATGAGCTGATGGACTTTGGCTATCCTCAGACCACCGACAGCAAGATTCTACAAGA ATACATAACCCAGGAGGGCCACAAGCTCGACACAGGCGCCCCAAGACCCCCCGCCACCGTCACCAACGCTGTgtcctggaggtcagagggcaTCAAGTACAGGAAGAATGAAGTCTTCCTGGACGTCATTGAGTCAGTCAACCTCCTG GTTAGTGCCAACGGTAACGTTCTTCGCAGTGAGATTGTGGGATCCATTAAGATGCGCGTCTTCCTGTCTGGGATGCCTGAGTTGCGTTTGGGTCTCAACGACAAGGTTCTCTTTGAAAACACCGGAC gtgGCAAGAGTAAATCTGTCGAGCTGGAGGACGTCAAGTTTCACCAGTGTGTTCGTCTGTCTCGCTTTGAGAATGACCGCACCATCTCCTTCATACCTCCCGATGGAGAATTTGAACTTATGTCGTACCGACTGAACACCCAT GTGAAGCCCTTAATCTGGATTGAATCTGTTATTGAGAAACACTCCCACAGCCGAATCGAGTACATGATCAAG GCAAAGAGTCAGTTTAAAAGGCGTTCCACTGCCAACAACGTGGAGATCCACATTCCAGTGCCAACGGACGCTGACTCACCCAAATTTAAAACTACAGTGGGCAGTGTGAAATGGGTGCCTGAGAACAGTGAGATCGTCTGGTCAATCAAGTCCTTTCCT GGTGGAAAAGAGTATTTGATGCGAGCCCACTTTGGTTTGCCGAGCGTAGAGGCTGAAGACAAGGAGGGCAAGCCACCAATCAGTGTCAAGTTTGAGATTCCATACTTCACCACCTCAGGCATTCAG GTGCGTTACCTGAAGATCATCGAGAAGAGCGGTTATCAGGCCCTGCCTTGGGTCCGCTACATCACCCAAAACGGAG ATTATCAACTCCGGACCCAGTAG